In Mycolicibacterium nivoides, the DNA window CCCGGCAGCCATCGTCGAAGCCATCGAGCAGGCGCAGGAACCCCGCTCGTAGAAACCATTAGGAAGGGACCACTGATCGTGGAGCTGAACAACGAATTCCGGGTCGCGGTACCTGCGGCGAAGACCTGGGAGGTGCTCACCGACGTCGCACGCGTCGCGCCCTGCCTACCCGGTGCCACCCTGCTGAGCGTCGACGGCGACGACTTCACCGGTGCGGTCAAGGTGAAGGTCGGCCCGATCACGGTGTCCTACAAGGGCGACGCGACGTTCCAGGAAAAGGACGCGGCGGCGCAGCGGGTGGTCCTCAAGGCCAACGGCAAGGAGACCCGCGGCAACGGCACCGCGTCGGCCATCGTGACCGCCCAACTCAAGGACGAGGGCGCCGACTCCACACTGGTGGTGGTCACCACCGATCTGGCCATCTCGGGCAAGGCCGCCCAGTTCGGCCGCGGCGTGCTGGCAGATGTGGCCGGCAGCCTGATCGACCAGTTCGCCGGCAGCCTGGAGGCCGAACTGCTGGGCGGGAAGGCACCGGCGGCCGAAACCGGTTCCGCCGCAGGCTCACCCGAGCAGGCACCTCAGGAGGCCGCCCCCATCAACGCGCTCGCGCTGGCCAAGGTGATGGCGGTGCCGATGGCCAAGCGGTTCGCGCCGGCCATCGGCGCGGTCGCAGCCGCGGGTGT includes these proteins:
- a CDS encoding SRPBCC family protein; this translates as MELNNEFRVAVPAAKTWEVLTDVARVAPCLPGATLLSVDGDDFTGAVKVKVGPITVSYKGDATFQEKDAAAQRVVLKANGKETRGNGTASAIVTAQLKDEGADSTLVVVTTDLAISGKAAQFGRGVLADVAGSLIDQFAGSLEAELLGGKAPAAETGSAAGSPEQAPQEAAPINALALAKVMAVPMAKRFAPAIGAVAAAGVLGFLFGRAGRSKRKSSGLTTEDLHAALLRLVS